The Xenopus laevis strain J_2021 chromosome 5L, Xenopus_laevis_v10.1, whole genome shotgun sequence genome has a segment encoding these proteins:
- the mrpl33.L gene encoding 39S ribosomal protein L33, mitochondrial, translating to MFLTCINFAKSKSKTILVQMMSASGSGYRFNTRRSRLKDKLILRKYDPFVKQHVLFFEKKKIRSI from the exons ATGTTTCTGACCTGTATTAACT TCGCAAAGAGCAAATCAAA GACGATCCTGGTGCAGATGATGAGCGCCTCCGGAAGTGGCTATCGCTTTAATACACGCAGAAGCCGACTGAAGGACAAGCTCATCCTGAGGAAGTATGATCCTTTTG TCAAACAACATGTTCTGTTTTTTGAGAAGAAGAAAATCCGCTCCATTTAA